The genome window AGTGTTTCTCTCAATCATGACAGCTCTTCTGGTAACCGGTGCCGTGATCTTCGTGGTGCCGGAGGAATATCGCCTCTGGGCGGTTGGCGGCTTTGCGGTGCTATATCTTGCAGGAACGATCTGGGCCGTCATGAGCCTGAAAGCCTTGCTGAAGCGCGTACCTTTCGGCGACACGCTGAACGAATTCAAAAAGGACAGCGAACTCATGGAGGCATTCAGTGAATGATCTGGAACGACGAAAGAAGCTGCTCATGGCAGAGGCGGCGGTATATCGGGAAACTCTGAAACTCGAATTCCAGAATTTCCGCATCTACGGGATTAAGACAAAACGCCGGATGACTTCGTTCCGCGGAGGGAACCCGCTCCTGGCTTTTGGCATCCCGATGCTCACGTCGCTGATCGCAAAACGCCGCGGGGCGCGGAAATGGAGCGCACTGGCGTTCCTCGGATGGCAGATGGTGAGCAAACTGGGACCCGTTCTCGCATCGAGATCGCGACGCCGGATGCTCGACGGCGACGAAGTCATTGCTGCGGAGGATTACCTTGAACGACGAATGTAACGAGCCAAGCACAACGTAATATGACAGCAAACAAAGGACGACCGGGCGGCAAGCCCACTCTCACGAGAACGCGTTCGCGCCGCGCTGCTGGAAAACAGA of Verrucomicrobiia bacterium contains these proteins:
- a CDS encoding phage holin family protein, with amino-acid sequence MNRSHDDTGPGLSTLVRKTMATGLGALQNRGELFMVELQEEKARLIQLIIRGVLAVFLSIMTALLVTGAVIFVVPEEYRLWAVGGFAVLYLAGTIWAVMSLKALLKRVPFGDTLNEFKKDSELMEAFSE